One segment of Cetobacterium sp. NK01 DNA contains the following:
- a CDS encoding acetate uptake transporter: MNQNNHVKIEVADPSALGLLGLAIVTLVASANKFGIVSGVSLVIPWAIFLGAFVQLIACLNDIKHGNVFGTTAFGGYAFFWFGMAMSWMIQLGVFGEAMKAAADPKAFGFVFIGYLIFTLYMTVGAIETNKTLLIIFILIDFLFIGLAGTTFGIAPHAMHTLAAVSEFAIAMMSFYGSAANVLNKTFGREFLPLGKPLGIFKK; this comes from the coding sequence TGAATCAAAACAATCATGTAAAAATTGAAGTAGCAGACCCTTCAGCATTAGGACTATTAGGTCTTGCAATTGTTACATTAGTAGCATCGGCAAATAAATTTGGAATTGTAAGTGGAGTATCGTTAGTAATTCCTTGGGCAATATTCTTAGGAGCTTTTGTTCAATTAATAGCTTGTTTAAATGATATTAAACATGGAAACGTATTTGGAACAACAGCGTTTGGTGGATATGCATTCTTCTGGTTTGGAATGGCTATGAGCTGGATGATACAACTTGGAGTATTTGGTGAAGCTATGAAAGCTGCAGCGGACCCTAAAGCTTTTGGATTTGTATTTATAGGATATTTAATATTCACATTATACATGACAGTTGGAGCTATTGAAACTAATAAAACATTATTAATAATATTTATATTAATTGACTTCCTATTTATAGGATTAGCTGGAACAACATTTGGAATTGCTCCACATGCAATGCATACATTAGCTGCAGTATCAGAGTTTGCAATAGCTATGATGTCATTCTATGGATCAGCTGCAAATGTTTTAAATAAAACTTTTGGAAGAGAGTTTTTACCACTAGGAAAACCTTTAGGAATCTTCAAAAAGTAA